A stretch of the Thiomicrospira pelophila DSM 1534 genome encodes the following:
- the rpsG gene encoding 30S ribosomal protein S7: MARRREIPKRLVLPDPKFGDVTLTKFVNMIMVSGKKAVAEKIVYDALDKVVERRKGGEHALLLREALENVGPLVEVKSRRVGGATYQVPVEVRPERKVALSMRWIVEAARKRSEKGMMLRLAGELNDALDNRGSAIKKKEDTHRMAEANKAFSHFRW; the protein is encoded by the coding sequence ATGGCAAGAAGAAGAGAGATACCAAAAAGATTGGTATTACCAGATCCTAAGTTTGGTGATGTGACGTTAACAAAGTTTGTTAACATGATTATGGTTAGTGGTAAAAAAGCAGTAGCTGAAAAAATCGTTTATGATGCTTTAGATAAAGTAGTTGAGCGTCGTAAAGGTGGTGAGCATGCTTTATTGTTAAGAGAAGCTCTTGAAAATGTAGGTCCTTTGGTTGAAGTAAAGTCACGCCGTGTTGGTGGTGCAACTTACCAGGTACCGGTTGAAGTTCGTCCAGAAAGAAAGGTGGCGCTATCGATGCGTTGGATTGTTGAAGCGGCACGTAAGCGTAGCGAGAAAGGTATGATGCTTCGCTTAGCGGGTGAACTTAATGATGCCCTTGATAATCGCGGTTCTGCAATCAAGAAGAAAGAAGATACACATAGAATGGCAGAAGCCAATAAGGCATTCTCGCATTTCCGTTGGTAG
- the rpsL gene encoding 30S ribosomal protein S12: protein MATINQLVRKPRKDKIKKSAVPALESCPQRRGVCTRVYTTTPKKPNSALRKVARVRLTNGFEVSTYIGGEGHNLQEHSVILIRGGRVKDLPGVRYHTVRGALDCSGVNERKQGRSKYGAKRPKGK from the coding sequence ATGGCTACAATAAACCAGTTGGTTCGTAAGCCGCGTAAAGACAAAATTAAAAAATCAGCCGTACCAGCTTTGGAATCTTGTCCACAGCGTCGCGGTGTTTGTACGCGCGTATACACAACAACCCCTAAAAAGCCTAACTCAGCCTTGCGTAAAGTTGCTCGTGTTCGTTTAACTAATGGTTTTGAAGTTTCAACCTATATTGGTGGTGAAGGTCATAACTTGCAGGAACACTCGGTAATTTTGATTCGTGGTGGGCGTGTTAAGGATTTGCCTGGTGTACGTTATCATACAGTTCGCGGTGCATTAGATTGTTCTGGCGTAAATGAGCGTAAACAAGGTCGTTCTAAGTACGGTGCTAAACGTCCAAAAGGTAAATAA